One window of the Flavobacteriaceae bacterium YJPT1-3 genome contains the following:
- a CDS encoding inorganic diphosphatase, whose translation MTADRVNSFDVLIEIPKGSRNKYEYDFELKKIRYDRMIFSSMMYPADYGFIPETLALDGDPLDVLVLVTEPTFPGCVIEVKPIGVFHMADEKGPDEKVICVPVSDPISSRVNDLNELNDHLIKEIEHFFQVYKDLEKKKVDVGGWGDVEEAKDIVAKCVVRFRESDTPLREVSIR comes from the coding sequence ATGACTGCAGATCGAGTGAACAGTTTTGACGTACTGATTGAAATCCCCAAAGGAAGCCGAAATAAATATGAATACGACTTCGAGTTGAAAAAAATTCGTTATGACCGGATGATCTTTTCTTCCATGATGTATCCGGCCGATTATGGTTTTATTCCGGAAACTTTGGCTCTGGATGGCGACCCCTTAGACGTATTGGTTTTGGTTACAGAACCTACCTTCCCCGGTTGTGTGATCGAGGTAAAACCCATTGGAGTTTTCCACATGGCCGATGAAAAAGGACCCGATGAAAAGGTCATCTGCGTACCGGTTAGTGATCCTATCTCCAGTCGGGTGAATGACCTGAACGAACTCAATGACCATCTCATTAAAGAAATCGAGCACTTTTTTCAGGTGTATAAAGACCTGGAGAAAAAGAAAGTGGATGTTGGAGGCTGGGGCGATGTTGAAGAGGCTAAGGACATTGTAGCCAAATGCGTTGTGCGCTTTCGCGAAAGCGATACGCCCCTCAGAGAAGTGAGTATCCGCTAA
- a CDS encoding DUF5686 family protein, whose amino-acid sequence MKKLILLLFLIPLALLAQTKVGGYVYDDLGNPIPYANVVYVGSTEGTITNEEGRFYLESDDTYSAIKVSFIGFASREIELEKRVNYNMSIVLEQEAESMSEVVVYSGKQPKKNNPAIDILRKIWANKRQNGLSQVKQYKYDKYEKVEFDLNTIDSALINSKIFNGIEFIFEKTDTSRITGKTYLPVFINEARSTVFGDNLLGKEKEDLLGNKNSGFDNNQTIISFVNDLYSDFNIYDNYLKFFDKSFTSPLSRTGIQTYNYILSDSAYIDNKWCYNIIYYPRRKNELTFKGDFWVNDSTWAVKEINMQVSKSANINWVKEIYIEQEFEVLNDSVFLITRDYFLSDFALRKKEEARGIYGKRTTLYDNYEFDNEKDPEFYNKRVYDYDYEVYNRPDEFWDENRMESLNQDEKGIYKMLDTLKTVPRFKTLYNVGSVLASGYWEFPALNFDFGPVFSTFGFNDVEGLRIRAGGRTYFGQNDPWRLEGFGAYGFKDQKFKFGLSGKWLLDKKSRFIISGGYRQDVEQTGASLTTSTDVLGRNLASSSLITVGNNDQLTSVKLANVAIEAEPLKNLVLRTDFTYRTLESASPTFSLEYFTNEARTETSGRIEQAEIATSAIWEPGKRTAKYGVERMVANEWFPTVFVGYTRGIKGVLDSDFDYSKVQMSYRQPWRVGGVGVLSTTIEAGKTFGEVPLGLLSVIPGNQTLFSIYGTFPQLNFYEFVTDEYATLHVEHNFGGRIFSRIPFLKKLNLREIIGFRAAMGRISDENILLNASDQVYLAPNATPYYEYSVGVGNIFRIFRLDFHFRGNYLDLPEARSFGVTGAFGFSF is encoded by the coding sequence ATGAAGAAACTTATCCTGCTTCTCTTTTTAATTCCCCTGGCACTTTTGGCACAGACCAAAGTGGGAGGCTACGTATACGATGACCTGGGTAATCCTATTCCCTACGCCAATGTGGTGTATGTAGGGTCTACAGAGGGAACGATCACCAATGAAGAAGGACGGTTCTATCTGGAATCTGACGATACCTACTCGGCCATAAAAGTGTCTTTTATCGGTTTCGCTTCTCGCGAAATTGAACTCGAAAAACGAGTCAATTACAACATGAGCATCGTGCTGGAGCAAGAAGCAGAGTCGATGTCTGAAGTAGTTGTGTACAGTGGTAAGCAACCCAAAAAGAACAATCCCGCTATTGATATCCTTCGTAAAATCTGGGCTAATAAACGGCAGAACGGACTGAGTCAGGTCAAGCAATACAAATACGATAAATACGAGAAAGTAGAATTCGATCTGAATACCATTGACAGCGCCCTCATCAATAGCAAAATCTTTAACGGTATCGAATTTATCTTTGAAAAGACAGATACCTCAAGAATCACCGGGAAAACCTACCTTCCTGTATTCATCAATGAGGCGCGAAGTACTGTATTTGGCGATAATCTATTAGGAAAAGAAAAAGAAGACCTGCTCGGAAATAAGAACAGTGGTTTTGACAACAACCAAACCATCATTTCTTTTGTTAATGACCTGTACTCCGACTTCAATATTTATGACAATTATCTGAAGTTCTTTGATAAAAGCTTTACGAGTCCACTGTCGCGAACCGGAATTCAGACCTATAACTATATTCTTTCTGACAGTGCTTACATCGACAATAAATGGTGTTACAACATCATCTACTACCCACGTCGAAAAAATGAGTTGACCTTCAAAGGTGATTTTTGGGTGAATGACTCTACCTGGGCGGTCAAGGAGATTAATATGCAGGTGAGTAAAAGTGCGAACATCAACTGGGTCAAAGAAATTTACATCGAGCAGGAGTTTGAGGTGTTGAATGATAGTGTTTTTCTGATCACACGGGACTACTTCCTCTCCGACTTTGCCTTGCGTAAAAAAGAAGAGGCCCGGGGAATCTACGGGAAACGGACCACGCTCTACGATAATTACGAGTTTGATAATGAGAAAGATCCTGAGTTTTACAACAAACGGGTGTACGATTATGACTATGAGGTGTACAACCGTCCTGATGAATTCTGGGATGAAAACCGCATGGAAAGCCTGAATCAGGATGAAAAGGGCATTTATAAAATGTTGGACACCCTCAAGACCGTGCCGCGATTCAAGACCCTCTACAATGTAGGTTCGGTGCTTGCTTCGGGCTACTGGGAGTTTCCTGCACTTAATTTTGATTTCGGCCCGGTCTTCTCCACCTTTGGTTTTAATGATGTGGAAGGCTTGCGTATTCGCGCTGGAGGCCGTACGTATTTCGGGCAGAATGACCCCTGGCGTCTGGAAGGTTTTGGAGCCTACGGATTTAAAGATCAAAAGTTCAAATTTGGACTGAGTGGGAAGTGGTTGCTCGACAAAAAGAGTCGGTTTATCATTTCCGGAGGTTACCGGCAGGATGTAGAGCAAACAGGTGCCAGCCTAACGACCTCTACCGATGTATTGGGACGCAATCTGGCCTCCTCCTCCTTGATCACGGTGGGGAATAACGATCAATTGACCAGTGTCAAGTTGGCGAACGTCGCCATAGAAGCCGAACCACTGAAGAATCTGGTGCTTCGCACTGATTTCACCTACCGTACCCTGGAGAGTGCCTCACCTACCTTCAGCCTGGAATACTTTACCAATGAGGCTCGCACCGAAACCTCGGGCAGGATAGAACAGGCGGAGATCGCTACCAGTGCGATTTGGGAACCCGGAAAAAGAACGGCCAAGTATGGCGTAGAACGTATGGTAGCCAATGAGTGGTTTCCAACCGTATTTGTGGGATACACTCGAGGTATTAAGGGAGTCTTGGACAGCGATTTTGACTACAGCAAAGTGCAGATGTCCTACCGCCAGCCCTGGAGAGTTGGTGGGGTAGGCGTCCTATCAACCACCATAGAGGCGGGTAAGACCTTTGGAGAAGTGCCTCTGGGTCTGCTGAGCGTCATACCGGGTAATCAAACCTTGTTTTCCATCTATGGAACCTTTCCCCAATTGAATTTTTATGAATTCGTGACCGATGAGTACGCCACCTTGCACGTGGAGCACAATTTTGGTGGTCGCATTTTTAGCCGAATCCCATTCTTAAAAAAGCTGAATCTTCGAGAGATCATCGGATTTCGTGCGGCCATGGGAAGGATTTCAGATGAAAATATATTGCTCAACGCTTCCGATCAGGTCTATTTGGCGCCTAATGCTACACCCTATTACGAGTATAGCGTGGGCGTCGGGAACATTTTTAGGATTTTCCGATTGGACTTCCACTTTAGGGGTAATTATCTAGACCTGCCCGAAGCCCGAAGCTTCGGAGTGACCGGAGCCTTTGGATTTTCTTTTTAA
- a CDS encoding pyruvate dehydrogenase complex E1 component subunit beta yields the protein MKTIQFREAVCEAMSEEMRRDESIYLMGEEVAEYNGAYKASKGMLDEFGPDRVIDTPISELGFSGIGVGSAMNGNRPIIEFMTFNFSLVGIDQIINNAAKMRQMSGGQFNIPIVFRGPTASAGQLGATHSQAFESWFANCPGLKVVVPSNPADAKGLLKAAIRDDDPVIFMESEQMYGDKGEVPEGEYVTPLGVADIKREGTDVTIVSFGKIIKEAYKAADELAKEDISCEIIDLRTVRPLDYDAVLNSVKKTNRLVVLEEAWPFGNVATEITYRVQQDAFDYLDAPIVKINTADTPTPYSPVLLEEWLPNSDDVIKAVKKVMYK from the coding sequence ATGAAGACCATCCAGTTTCGGGAGGCCGTTTGTGAGGCCATGAGTGAAGAAATGCGTCGCGATGAATCCATCTATTTGATGGGAGAAGAAGTGGCCGAGTACAATGGAGCCTATAAAGCCTCCAAAGGCATGCTGGATGAATTTGGTCCGGATCGTGTGATCGATACGCCCATCTCTGAATTGGGTTTTTCCGGGATAGGTGTTGGGAGTGCCATGAATGGCAACCGTCCTATTATTGAATTCATGACCTTCAATTTCTCTCTGGTGGGTATTGACCAGATCATCAATAATGCCGCGAAAATGCGTCAGATGAGCGGTGGGCAGTTCAATATCCCCATCGTTTTTAGAGGACCTACCGCTTCTGCCGGTCAATTAGGGGCTACCCACTCTCAAGCTTTTGAAAGCTGGTTTGCCAATTGTCCCGGACTTAAAGTAGTCGTGCCTTCCAATCCTGCCGATGCCAAAGGCTTACTGAAAGCAGCCATCCGTGATGATGACCCGGTCATCTTTATGGAGAGCGAACAGATGTACGGTGATAAAGGAGAGGTGCCCGAGGGTGAATACGTGACTCCTTTGGGAGTAGCTGACATCAAGCGAGAAGGTACCGATGTGACCATCGTCTCTTTCGGAAAGATCATTAAAGAAGCTTACAAAGCCGCTGACGAATTGGCGAAAGAAGATATTTCCTGTGAGATTATCGATCTGCGTACGGTACGTCCCTTGGATTATGATGCGGTGCTCAATTCAGTCAAAAAAACCAACCGCCTGGTAGTTCTGGAAGAGGCCTGGCCGTTTGGCAATGTAGCCACAGAGATTACCTACCGAGTACAACAGGATGCCTTTGACTACCTGGATGCTCCCATTGTAAAAATCAATACTGCAGATACGCCAACACCCTATTCTCCCGTTTTATTGGAAGAATGGCTACCCAACAGCGACGATGTCATCAAGGCGGTAAAAAAGGTGATGTATAAATAA
- a CDS encoding electron transfer flavoprotein subunit beta/FixA family protein: MKILVCISHVPDTTSKINFNSDNTEFDTNGVQFVINPNDEFGLTRAMWFKEKQNATVDVVNVGGPETEPTLRKALAIGADSAIRVNTSALDGYQVAKELAKVAQDGGYDLIIAGRESIDYNGGMVPGMLAGLLGASFVNKCIALEVEGNSATAVREIDGGKETLSTTLPLVIGGQKGLVEESDLRIPNMRGIMMARKKPLNVVEPQGADAETKAASFEKPAPRGDVKLAESVDELIEMLHNDAKVI; encoded by the coding sequence ATGAAAATATTAGTGTGCATCAGTCATGTACCTGACACCACTTCAAAGATCAATTTTAATTCAGACAATACCGAGTTTGATACCAATGGCGTACAGTTTGTCATTAACCCGAATGATGAGTTCGGACTCACTCGCGCCATGTGGTTTAAGGAAAAGCAAAACGCTACGGTAGACGTTGTCAATGTTGGCGGTCCCGAGACTGAGCCAACTTTGCGCAAAGCCTTGGCTATTGGCGCTGATAGTGCCATTCGAGTCAATACATCCGCACTGGATGGTTATCAGGTAGCCAAAGAACTGGCTAAAGTAGCGCAAGACGGAGGATACGACCTTATCATTGCCGGTCGGGAGTCGATCGACTACAATGGCGGAATGGTACCCGGCATGCTTGCCGGTCTCCTTGGCGCTTCTTTCGTCAATAAATGCATCGCCCTGGAGGTAGAAGGAAATTCAGCCACGGCCGTTCGTGAAATTGACGGGGGTAAAGAAACCCTGAGTACTACGCTTCCTTTGGTCATTGGCGGTCAGAAAGGTCTTGTAGAAGAAAGTGACCTGCGCATTCCTAATATGCGAGGTATTATGATGGCACGCAAAAAACCACTGAATGTAGTGGAGCCCCAAGGCGCTGATGCCGAAACAAAAGCGGCCAGCTTTGAAAAACCGGCCCCTAGAGGTGATGTGAAACTCGCGGAGAGCGTAGACGAACTCATCGAAATGCTTCATAACGACGCAAAAGTCATTTAA